One window of the Acidimicrobiia bacterium genome contains the following:
- a CDS encoding PQQ-dependent sugar dehydrogenase, producing MRALVFAACVFALASAGCSGDPGESTTSPTATSLTGSTTTEPNQTSPSTIASPTTIPTIPISELSLEATTVADGFDNPVLILTDPIRPRFIIVEQPGRLVALDGSNRTELLDISSDVRFGGEQGLLGMAFDPEVATNHSAYLSYTANDGSSIIERIEYRGGVFDPSTREMVLRVHQPAANHNGGMIAFGPDGFLWIGLGDGGAADDRFGNGQRADTLLGALLRIDVLDDGSYTVPVDNPFADGVDGAPEVWAIGLRNPWRFAFDGTDLWIGDVGQNRIEEVDVIDVGAAGTNFGWPIREGGSCFGGASCDTDGLVTPIAEYAHDEGCSVTGGAVYRGAAIPSLHGQFFYADYCSGILLSVARDGMFHDWTEQTGPLDHPTGFGIGPDTELYIVTQNGALLRIATEGA from the coding sequence ATGAGAGCTCTCGTGTTCGCCGCCTGTGTATTCGCGCTCGCCTCCGCTGGCTGTTCCGGGGACCCGGGCGAGTCGACGACCTCGCCAACGGCGACAAGCCTGACCGGATCGACGACGACGGAACCCAACCAGACCTCACCCTCGACGATCGCCTCGCCGACGACGATTCCGACCATTCCCATCTCGGAACTCTCGCTCGAGGCCACCACCGTGGCCGATGGATTCGATAACCCTGTGTTGATCCTGACGGATCCGATCCGTCCACGGTTCATCATCGTCGAACAGCCCGGTCGCCTCGTTGCCTTGGACGGATCCAACCGCACGGAACTCCTCGACATCTCATCCGATGTGCGTTTCGGCGGCGAGCAGGGATTGCTCGGCATGGCGTTCGATCCCGAGGTCGCGACGAACCACTCCGCATATCTCTCGTACACCGCCAACGACGGATCGAGCATCATCGAACGGATCGAGTACCGCGGCGGCGTCTTTGATCCGTCAACTCGCGAGATGGTCCTGCGGGTGCATCAGCCAGCCGCCAACCACAACGGCGGCATGATCGCGTTCGGGCCCGACGGATTCCTGTGGATCGGTCTTGGTGACGGCGGAGCCGCCGACGACCGCTTCGGCAACGGGCAGCGCGCCGACACGCTGCTCGGAGCGCTGCTGCGGATCGATGTCCTCGACGACGGGTCATACACCGTACCCGTCGACAACCCGTTTGCCGACGGTGTCGACGGAGCCCCCGAAGTGTGGGCCATCGGCCTGCGAAACCCGTGGCGTTTCGCCTTCGACGGCACGGACCTGTGGATCGGAGATGTCGGTCAGAATCGGATCGAAGAGGTCGATGTCATCGATGTCGGTGCGGCAGGCACAAACTTCGGCTGGCCGATCAGGGAGGGTGGCAGCTGCTTCGGCGGGGCTTCATGCGACACCGATGGCCTCGTCACCCCGATCGCCGAATACGCCCACGACGAGGGATGTTCCGTCACCGGTGGTGCCGTCTATCGCGGAGCGGCAATACCGTCGCTTCACGGGCAGTTCTTCTACGCCGACTACTGCTCGGGCATCCTGCTCAGTGTTGCTCGCGATGGCATGTTCCACGACTGGACCGAACAGACGGGGCCGCTCGATCACCCGACCGGGTTCGGGATCGGACCCGATACGGAGCTGTATATCGTGACGCAGAACGGCGCTCTTCTCAGAATCGCGACCGAAGGGGCATGA
- a CDS encoding acyl-CoA dehydrogenase family protein, protein MADGISFTRTDEQSMLASTLREFLEATVDDDRTREMSTTDDSFDGPVWDGLRDMGLFGLHIPEAYGGAGFTTVEVGIVFEELGRKVASVPLLSTALAATAILEAGDDDLRQHWLPGLASGEMIGTLAMHESAHDITVGGGETSVVPDGDGWILDGAKRFVTDAVHADVFVVVAAVPDGMALAVVPARAAGVEVVPTHALDATRPIGEVRFTGVRLDSASVCVDAEAAVSTAIDMGVVCLACEQVGGAQWGLETSVAYAKTRFQFGRAIGSFQAVKHKCADMLVAVEHAKSAAWHAAASFEDPEEAAIAIPVARSVCSDAALAVAGETIQVLGGIGFTWEHAAHLYLKRAKSTSLLFGSTGMWRDRLADAVGIR, encoded by the coding sequence GTGGCTGACGGCATCAGCTTCACACGCACCGACGAGCAGTCGATGCTCGCGTCGACACTCCGTGAGTTCCTCGAGGCCACGGTCGACGATGACCGGACGCGGGAGATGTCGACGACAGACGACTCCTTCGACGGTCCCGTGTGGGACGGATTGCGGGACATGGGACTGTTCGGCCTGCACATTCCCGAGGCGTACGGCGGTGCGGGCTTCACAACCGTCGAGGTCGGAATCGTGTTCGAGGAACTCGGCCGGAAGGTTGCGTCCGTTCCGCTGCTGTCAACCGCCCTTGCCGCGACGGCCATCCTCGAAGCCGGGGACGACGACCTCAGACAGCACTGGCTTCCGGGACTCGCGAGCGGCGAGATGATCGGCACCCTTGCGATGCATGAGTCCGCCCACGACATCACCGTCGGTGGTGGGGAGACTTCGGTTGTGCCTGATGGCGACGGTTGGATCCTCGATGGCGCCAAGCGATTCGTGACCGACGCGGTCCATGCAGATGTCTTCGTCGTTGTTGCCGCTGTGCCGGATGGCATGGCGCTGGCGGTGGTTCCGGCACGGGCCGCTGGCGTCGAGGTCGTGCCGACCCACGCCCTCGATGCCACACGACCGATCGGAGAGGTCCGTTTCACGGGGGTGCGCCTCGACTCCGCGTCCGTCTGTGTCGACGCCGAAGCAGCGGTGTCGACCGCGATCGACATGGGTGTCGTCTGTTTGGCGTGTGAGCAGGTCGGGGGAGCGCAGTGGGGACTCGAGACCTCGGTTGCGTACGCGAAGACGCGATTCCAGTTCGGCCGAGCCATCGGCTCGTTCCAGGCGGTCAAGCACAAGTGTGCGGACATGCTCGTCGCCGTTGAGCACGCAAAGTCGGCTGCTTGGCACGCCGCAGCGTCGTTCGAGGATCCGGAAGAGGCCGCGATCGCCATACCGGTGGCCCGATCGGTGTGCTCTGATGCCGCTCTTGCCGTTGCTGGTGAGACGATCCAGGTGCTCGGTGGGATCGGGTTCACCTGGGAGCATGCAGCCCACCTCTATCTCAAGCGCGCGAAGTCGACTTCATTGCTGTTTGGTTCCACCGGGATGTGGCGTGATCGACTCGCCGACGCCGTCGGCATCAGGTAG
- the aceA gene encoding isocitrate lyase: MTNESQIAARAHEIQQDWDTNPRWDGVQRDHTAEDVVRLQGSFVEQYTIASVMADKLWSLLHTEDYVHALGAISGGQAVQMVKAGLKAIYLSGWQVAADANLSGAVYPDQSLYPANSAPALVKRINNALRRADEIEWSEGEHDTDWMVPIIADAESGFGGALNVFELTKSFIEAGAAAVHLEDQLSSEKKCGHMGGKVLIPTGQHVRTLKSARLAADVLGVPTLIVARTDSLGATLLTTDVDERDRRFTTGERTAEGFFTVDNSMDAAISRGLAYAPYADLIWCETSTPDLDEAKAFADAIRGEFPDKMLAYNCSPSFNWKRHLDDATIANFQKELGAMGYRFQFITLAGFHVLNAGMFDLARGYAERGMEAYVHLQESEFGMERFGYTATRHQREVGAGYFDQVSQVITGGESSTLALEGSTESDQFYDAD; this comes from the coding sequence ATGACCAACGAGAGCCAGATCGCGGCGAGAGCCCACGAGATCCAACAGGATTGGGACACGAATCCGAGATGGGACGGGGTCCAGCGTGACCACACGGCAGAAGATGTCGTGCGCCTCCAGGGTTCGTTCGTCGAGCAATACACGATCGCGTCGGTCATGGCCGACAAGCTCTGGAGTCTGTTGCACACGGAGGACTATGTCCACGCGCTGGGCGCGATCAGCGGCGGCCAAGCGGTGCAGATGGTCAAGGCCGGCCTCAAGGCGATCTATCTGTCGGGATGGCAGGTCGCGGCGGATGCAAACCTCTCCGGGGCCGTGTATCCGGACCAGTCCCTCTATCCGGCCAACTCGGCTCCAGCACTGGTCAAGCGAATCAACAACGCACTGAGACGCGCCGACGAGATCGAATGGTCCGAAGGTGAGCACGACACGGACTGGATGGTTCCGATCATCGCAGACGCGGAGTCCGGATTCGGCGGAGCGCTCAATGTGTTCGAGCTGACCAAGAGCTTCATCGAAGCAGGAGCGGCCGCCGTCCACCTTGAGGACCAGCTCTCGTCAGAGAAGAAGTGCGGCCACATGGGTGGCAAGGTGCTCATTCCGACCGGCCAGCATGTGCGCACCCTGAAGTCGGCACGGCTTGCCGCCGATGTGCTCGGCGTTCCGACGCTCATCGTTGCGCGCACCGACAGCCTCGGTGCGACGCTGCTCACGACCGATGTCGACGAGCGGGACCGACGGTTCACGACCGGCGAGCGTACGGCTGAGGGCTTCTTCACTGTCGACAACAGCATGGACGCCGCAATCAGCCGCGGGCTTGCGTACGCCCCATACGCCGACCTCATCTGGTGTGAGACATCGACACCCGACCTCGACGAGGCCAAAGCGTTCGCTGATGCCATCCGGGGCGAGTTCCCCGACAAGATGCTTGCCTACAACTGTTCACCGTCGTTCAACTGGAAGCGACACCTCGACGATGCGACGATCGCGAATTTCCAAAAGGAGCTCGGAGCCATGGGCTACCGATTCCAGTTCATCACGCTTGCAGGGTTTCATGTCCTCAATGCAGGCATGTTCGACCTCGCGCGGGGCTACGCCGAGCGGGGCATGGAGGCGTATGTGCACCTCCAGGAGTCGGAGTTCGGCATGGAACGGTTCGGCTACACCGCCACCCGCCATCAGCGCGAGGTCGGAGCAGGCTACTTCGACCAGGTGAGCCAGGTGATCACCGGGGGCGAGTCGTCGACCCTCGCGCTGGAAGGGTCAACCGAATCCGACCAGTTCTACGACGCCGACTAA
- a CDS encoding acyl-CoA dehydrogenase family protein, protein MMTTDTDAALVDEAIDKLLADHPPASTDPKRFWGAQYDAGLAWVDFEEGYGGLGVSPRFRETVTRRLGEADAPLWNRTANILGIGMGAGVLAAHGTAAQKERWLRPMFTVDEVWCQLFSEPDAGSDVAGLSTRAVRDGDEWIINGQKVWTTLAHIAKWGMVVTRTDPDQPKHKGLTYFVVDMQADGVEVRPLYQITGEAEFNEVFFNDAHVPDDQRIDDVGAGWRVAMTTLMNERVAIGGGTPPRGSGAIAVAMDAWEAAGSGDAADRRELARLWAENEAMRLTAIRATENMKVGVPGPEGSTGKLAWADLNKEITAFAVGSMGLEGMTIPEGYALEPTVYDTRMTERVLSAQRWFLRSRANSIEGGTSEIMRNILGERVLGLPGEPRVDKNIPWKDVPRG, encoded by the coding sequence ATGATGACGACCGACACCGATGCAGCGCTTGTCGATGAGGCCATCGACAAGCTGCTCGCCGATCATCCACCCGCATCGACGGATCCGAAGCGCTTCTGGGGGGCCCAGTACGATGCGGGCCTGGCCTGGGTCGACTTCGAGGAGGGATACGGGGGGCTCGGCGTCAGCCCGAGATTCCGCGAGACCGTCACGAGGCGGCTCGGTGAGGCGGATGCACCGCTGTGGAACCGGACGGCGAACATCCTTGGTATCGGGATGGGGGCAGGCGTCCTCGCCGCCCACGGAACGGCGGCACAGAAGGAACGGTGGCTCCGCCCGATGTTCACGGTCGACGAGGTCTGGTGCCAGCTGTTCTCGGAGCCGGACGCGGGATCTGATGTCGCGGGGCTCTCGACGCGGGCGGTCAGGGACGGTGACGAGTGGATCATCAACGGACAGAAGGTCTGGACGACCCTTGCGCACATCGCGAAGTGGGGCATGGTTGTCACAAGGACCGATCCGGATCAGCCGAAACACAAGGGCCTCACCTATTTCGTCGTGGACATGCAGGCTGATGGCGTTGAGGTTCGTCCCCTGTATCAGATCACCGGCGAGGCAGAATTCAACGAGGTTTTCTTCAACGACGCTCATGTGCCTGATGATCAGCGCATCGACGATGTCGGGGCAGGATGGCGGGTTGCGATGACCACGCTCATGAACGAGCGGGTCGCGATCGGCGGCGGTACACCGCCTCGTGGAAGCGGGGCCATCGCGGTTGCGATGGATGCGTGGGAGGCGGCGGGGTCCGGTGATGCGGCCGATCGTCGTGAACTTGCGCGCCTGTGGGCCGAGAACGAAGCGATGCGCCTGACCGCGATCCGCGCAACTGAGAACATGAAGGTCGGTGTCCCCGGTCCCGAAGGTTCGACCGGCAAGCTCGCCTGGGCCGACCTCAACAAGGAGATCACCGCCTTCGCGGTCGGTTCGATGGGTCTCGAGGGCATGACGATTCCTGAGGGCTACGCCCTCGAACCAACCGTGTACGACACGCGGATGACCGAGCGTGTGCTGTCCGCGCAACGGTGGTTCCTGCGCTCGCGGGCCAACAGTATCGAAGGCGGGACATCCGAGATCATGCGGAACATTCTCGGCGAGAGGGTCCTTGGGCTTCCCGGCGAGCCACGGGTCGACAAGAACATCCCGTGGAAGGATGTTCCCCGTGGCTGA
- a CDS encoding nucleoside hydrolase, with translation MARTIILDTDPGQDDALALFLALAAPEIDLHSVVSVAGNVPQPRVTDNVLDLLALAGHDDVPVYRGCELPLIRAQYTAEYVHGDTGIDGADIPRTGRSPEAKHGVDHIVDTCMASNDHSVTLVPIGPLTNIGLAIAKERRIVPKIREIVWMGGAFDESGNTTTFAEFNAFVDPHAGAIVFNSGIPLTIMPLDVTHKAIFPQGRQQQLVDHGSIISMACAGMIDFYERYDMQKYGWEGAPMHDPCAVAYLIDPTLFSGRSMAVAIDITNEARIGNTYDRADGSAPNATVMFDLDRDRFLDLLVESWCSL, from the coding sequence ATGGCTCGAACCATCATCCTCGACACCGATCCGGGACAGGACGACGCGCTCGCGCTGTTTCTCGCCCTCGCGGCACCCGAGATCGATCTCCATTCGGTCGTGTCCGTGGCAGGGAATGTCCCCCAACCGCGGGTGACCGACAATGTCCTCGACCTCCTCGCGCTTGCCGGACACGACGATGTACCGGTTTATCGCGGATGCGAGCTGCCCCTCATTCGGGCTCAGTACACGGCCGAATATGTCCACGGTGACACCGGTATCGACGGCGCTGATATTCCGCGCACCGGCCGCTCTCCCGAAGCCAAGCACGGGGTCGATCACATCGTCGACACCTGCATGGCTTCGAACGACCACTCGGTGACGCTGGTCCCCATCGGTCCGCTCACGAACATCGGGCTGGCGATCGCGAAGGAGCGGAGGATCGTTCCGAAGATTCGTGAGATCGTCTGGATGGGAGGAGCGTTCGACGAATCAGGGAACACGACCACATTCGCGGAGTTCAACGCGTTCGTTGACCCCCACGCGGGAGCGATCGTTTTCAACAGTGGGATCCCATTGACGATCATGCCCCTCGATGTCACCCACAAGGCCATCTTTCCACAGGGCCGCCAACAGCAGCTCGTCGACCATGGTTCGATCATCTCGATGGCGTGTGCCGGCATGATCGACTTCTACGAACGGTACGACATGCAGAAGTACGGTTGGGAAGGGGCACCGATGCATGACCCGTGCGCTGTTGCGTACCTGATCGATCCCACACTGTTCTCCGGCCGGTCGATGGCCGTTGCGATCGACATCACCAACGAAGCGAGAATCGGCAACACCTACGATCGTGCCGATGGATCTGCACCGAATGCAACCGTGATGTTCGATCTCGACCGCGACCGATTCCTTGACCTCCTCGTCGAGAGCTGGTGTTCCTTGTGA
- a CDS encoding alpha/beta fold hydrolase: MASVARTVVILHGAAGSAASWDGVAEAVRASGVPCVVPDLPAHGSSGEPALRSIGEFADWVEGLIEDEGLDGIVLAGHSMGSLIALDIAGRRNTRLAAVTLMCVGHPMSVSATLLDMAASDGDAARSFMAKYSASKRTSPELEARREAHRLLMDRVPRAVIEADLHACNGYDAAVAAARAVSVPAIVVTGTEDRMVPAAATAPIVEALESPLCRSLDGVGHAINIEAPGEVAAILTETAENSSLL; encoded by the coding sequence ATGGCATCCGTGGCGCGAACCGTTGTGATCCTTCACGGTGCTGCCGGAAGCGCAGCCTCGTGGGATGGTGTAGCTGAGGCTGTTCGTGCTTCCGGGGTGCCGTGTGTTGTTCCTGACCTGCCTGCGCATGGATCGAGTGGCGAACCAGCCCTTCGATCGATCGGGGAGTTCGCGGATTGGGTTGAGGGCCTGATCGAGGATGAAGGACTCGACGGCATCGTGCTTGCAGGCCACTCGATGGGGTCTCTGATCGCCCTTGATATTGCTGGTCGACGCAACACCCGCCTCGCGGCGGTCACCCTGATGTGTGTCGGTCATCCGATGAGCGTGTCAGCCACACTCCTCGATATGGCGGCATCCGACGGTGACGCTGCTCGCTCGTTCATGGCGAAATACTCAGCGTCGAAACGCACCAGCCCCGAACTCGAGGCACGGCGGGAAGCGCACCGGCTCCTCATGGATCGCGTGCCGCGCGCGGTGATCGAAGCCGATCTTCACGCGTGCAACGGCTACGACGCCGCGGTGGCTGCCGCGCGGGCGGTTTCGGTCCCGGCCATCGTCGTCACGGGAACCGAGGATCGAATGGTCCCGGCCGCCGCCACGGCTCCGATCGTTGAGGCGCTCGAATCACCCCTATGCCGGTCACTCGACGGCGTCGGGCACGCCATCAACATCGAGGCACCGGGCGAGGTCGCCGCGATCCTCACCGAAACCGCAGAGAACTCTTCGCTGTTGTGA
- a CDS encoding SDR family oxidoreductase: MDIREKVVVVTGGASGIGEALARRFANEGAGAVVVVDIDAEGAARVATAVGAAARTLDVADAVETQRVFGSIEDEFGKVDIVCLNAGIATGGSVDVPDAVWQRTWQVNVMSHVYAVRAVLPGMLERASGYLVHTASAAGLLTNLGAAPYSVTKHAVVALAEWLSVTYGDRGLRVSALCPQFVDTPMLDLFGGDSAAMQTWVRDLAITPDAVAEAVIEGIHEETFLILPHPEVAEYFARKASDYDRWLAGMRTLHASLDGV; encoded by the coding sequence ATGGATATCAGGGAGAAAGTCGTTGTGGTCACCGGAGGCGCGAGTGGCATCGGGGAGGCCCTTGCGAGGCGTTTCGCCAACGAAGGTGCGGGCGCGGTCGTCGTCGTTGACATCGATGCGGAGGGTGCAGCTCGGGTCGCAACGGCGGTCGGCGCAGCTGCAAGGACACTCGATGTTGCCGACGCGGTTGAAACACAACGCGTGTTCGGCTCGATCGAAGACGAGTTCGGGAAGGTCGACATCGTCTGTCTCAACGCCGGAATCGCGACCGGTGGGTCTGTCGATGTGCCCGATGCGGTGTGGCAACGAACCTGGCAGGTCAATGTCATGAGCCATGTGTACGCGGTCCGAGCCGTTCTCCCCGGCATGCTCGAACGCGCGAGCGGATACCTCGTCCATACGGCGTCGGCGGCAGGGCTGCTGACCAACCTCGGAGCTGCGCCGTACTCGGTCACCAAGCACGCGGTCGTCGCACTGGCCGAGTGGCTTTCGGTCACCTACGGCGACCGCGGCCTTCGGGTGTCGGCGTTGTGTCCACAGTTCGTCGACACGCCGATGCTCGACCTGTTCGGCGGCGACAGTGCCGCAATGCAGACATGGGTGCGCGACCTCGCGATCACCCCCGATGCAGTCGCCGAGGCCGTCATCGAAGGTATCCATGAAGAGACTTTTCTGATCCTTCCACATCCCGAGGTTGCGGAGTACTTCGCGCGCAAGGCGTCGGACTACGACCGGTGGCTTGCCGGCATGCGCACGCTCCATGCATCCCTCGACGGTGTTTGA
- a CDS encoding MaoC family dehydratase, with translation MREVPLEQVAELVGTEVGHSDWFTVDQGRISAFADATLDHQWIHVDERRAEEGPFGSTVAHGYLTLSLLPHLASDSNVGPAGALMALNYGSDRVRFLNPVKAGSRIRTRSTLKDFTSKGGGRYLATTGIVVEIEGDETPAMVADVLTMFVMDSR, from the coding sequence ATGCGTGAAGTGCCGTTGGAACAGGTGGCGGAGCTCGTCGGAACCGAAGTCGGACATTCGGATTGGTTCACGGTCGATCAGGGTCGAATCAGCGCATTCGCCGATGCGACCCTCGACCACCAGTGGATCCATGTCGATGAGCGCAGGGCCGAAGAGGGTCCGTTCGGTTCGACGGTCGCACACGGGTACCTGACGCTCTCGTTGCTTCCGCATCTGGCATCGGACTCGAATGTGGGGCCCGCGGGGGCGCTGATGGCACTCAACTACGGGAGCGACCGGGTCCGCTTTCTCAACCCGGTCAAGGCGGGGAGTCGAATCCGCACGCGGAGCACCCTCAAGGACTTCACATCCAAGGGAGGGGGCCGCTACCTTGCAACGACCGGCATCGTGGTGGAGATCGAAGGTGACGAAACGCCTGCGATGGTTGCTGATGTCCTGACAATGTTCGTGATGGATTCACGGTGA
- a CDS encoding helix-turn-helix domain-containing protein, producing the protein MFGRQVRHQRKRLGMTLDDLGERVGKPAPFLSLLENGKKEPKLGLINDLAGALGVDVADLLSVEPPSRRDELEVAIERAQRDQAYRDLGLPYLKPSARMPDAALEHVVALYRELRGRDAAAPFTRDEARAANAQLRAEMTERGNYFAEIEALAADAVAAIDYSGQGAMSKGDLNALAAHFGFSVIRTPDVPASVRSVTDLRNRKIFVPGRDNFDSKQSRSVILQTFGHFALQHPDPKDFGEFLRQRVEANYFAGAVLVPATAAVPYLADAKADRNLSVEDLKDRFFISYEMAGHRFTNLATKHLGLRTHFVRSDDQGIIWKAYSNNGVPFPKNSAGAIEGQRLCREWGTRQAFSSEARYTIHYQYTDTSAGTFWCATFVESAREPVSAITVGARFEDAKWFRGWNTERRSVSRCPDGDCCRQVSEEMAERWNGHAWPSVRPNSHVLAAMPVETIPGVDMVEIYEFLTKHESSAYE; encoded by the coding sequence ATGTTCGGTCGGCAGGTCCGGCACCAGCGCAAGCGCCTCGGCATGACGCTCGACGACCTGGGTGAGCGCGTCGGCAAACCTGCGCCGTTCCTGTCCCTGCTCGAGAACGGCAAGAAGGAACCGAAGCTGGGCCTTATCAACGACCTTGCCGGCGCCCTCGGCGTCGATGTCGCCGACCTGCTCAGCGTCGAACCTCCCTCGCGCCGGGACGAACTCGAGGTGGCGATCGAGCGAGCGCAGCGGGACCAGGCCTATCGCGATCTCGGACTCCCGTATCTCAAACCATCGGCTCGTATGCCCGATGCAGCTCTCGAACATGTGGTTGCCCTGTACCGGGAGCTCCGCGGAAGGGACGCTGCGGCACCATTCACGCGGGACGAAGCTCGTGCCGCCAACGCGCAGCTTCGCGCGGAGATGACGGAGCGGGGCAACTACTTCGCCGAGATCGAGGCCCTGGCAGCGGATGCCGTTGCAGCGATCGACTACTCGGGCCAGGGTGCGATGTCCAAAGGTGATCTCAATGCCCTCGCCGCGCATTTTGGCTTCAGCGTAATTCGCACCCCCGATGTGCCCGCATCCGTTCGGTCGGTGACCGACCTGCGCAACCGCAAGATATTCGTGCCGGGCCGTGACAACTTCGATTCAAAGCAGTCGCGTTCGGTCATCCTCCAGACATTCGGCCACTTTGCGCTTCAGCACCCCGACCCCAAGGACTTCGGAGAGTTTCTGCGCCAGCGTGTCGAGGCGAACTACTTCGCGGGTGCGGTCCTCGTCCCCGCGACGGCCGCCGTTCCGTACCTCGCGGACGCGAAGGCCGACCGAAACCTCTCCGTCGAAGACCTCAAGGACCGGTTCTTCATTTCCTACGAGATGGCGGGCCACCGATTCACGAACCTCGCGACGAAGCACCTCGGTCTCAGGACCCATTTCGTGCGTTCCGACGATCAGGGCATCATCTGGAAGGCATACTCGAACAATGGCGTGCCGTTCCCGAAAAACTCGGCGGGAGCGATCGAGGGGCAGCGGCTGTGCCGCGAATGGGGCACTCGCCAGGCCTTCTCATCCGAAGCTCGCTACACGATCCACTATCAGTACACCGATACCTCTGCTGGGACCTTCTGGTGTGCGACCTTTGTGGAGTCGGCACGCGAGCCGGTGTCTGCGATCACGGTCGGAGCCCGGTTTGAGGACGCCAAGTGGTTCCGGGGATGGAACACCGAACGGCGCAGTGTGTCGCGTTGCCCCGATGGTGACTGCTGTCGCCAGGTCAGCGAGGAGATGGCCGAACGGTGGAACGGCCACGCGTGGCCGTCGGTTCGGCCGAACTCCCATGTGCTCGCTGCGATGCCGGTGGAGACCATTCCCGGTGTGGACATGGTCGAGATCTACGAGTTTCTCACCAAGCACGAGTCCTCGGCGTACGAGTAG
- the aceB gene encoding malate synthase A, producing the protein MSDTMRSVLTPDALAFVAALHREFDRHRRSLLDARATRQRSLDAGGQFEFLTETSGLRSESWMVAPAPADLTDRRCEITGPTDRKMVINALNSGARVFMADFEDSNSPTWSNMIDGQANLRDAIRRQVDFTAPNGKRYELAESVATLMVRPRGLHLDEAHILVDDDPAAGSLVDFGLYLYHNATELCERGSGPYFYLPKLESHHEARWWNDVFITAQDMLGLPIGTIKATVLIETIAAAFEMDEILYELREHSAGLNAGRWDYIFSIIKKFRKSSDLVLPDRDQIGMTVPFMRAYTELLVQTCHRRGAHAMGGMAAFIPSRTDEAINRTAIAKVREDKEREARDGCDGTWVAHPDLVPVATAVFDEVLGTRPNQLDRLRPDVAVRADQLTDFEVDGGTITDEGVRHNIDVAIRYIASWLTGTGAAAIYNLMEDAATAEISRSQIWQWAQSGATTVAGTEITPALVSKIADETTDAIRTELGHDAYAAGRYDDARELFERVSLADDFPDFLTLPAYEMLE; encoded by the coding sequence ATGTCGGACACGATGCGATCGGTCCTCACTCCCGACGCCCTCGCGTTCGTCGCGGCCCTTCATCGCGAATTCGACCGGCACCGCAGAAGCCTCCTCGACGCACGCGCCACACGACAACGCTCGCTCGACGCCGGTGGCCAATTCGAGTTCCTCACCGAAACGAGCGGACTCCGGTCGGAATCCTGGATGGTCGCTCCCGCTCCTGCGGATCTGACTGACCGCCGCTGCGAGATCACCGGTCCGACGGATCGAAAGATGGTCATCAATGCCCTCAACTCCGGTGCACGGGTCTTCATGGCCGACTTCGAGGATTCGAACTCGCCGACCTGGTCGAACATGATCGACGGCCAGGCGAACCTCCGTGACGCCATCCGCCGACAGGTCGACTTCACGGCCCCGAACGGCAAACGCTACGAGCTCGCAGAGTCAGTAGCCACCTTGATGGTGCGCCCACGGGGTCTCCATCTCGATGAAGCCCACATTCTCGTCGACGACGACCCGGCGGCGGGTTCCCTCGTGGACTTCGGCCTCTACCTGTACCACAACGCCACCGAGCTCTGCGAGCGCGGCAGCGGACCCTACTTCTATCTTCCGAAACTCGAGAGCCATCACGAGGCTCGATGGTGGAACGATGTCTTCATCACGGCCCAAGACATGCTCGGGCTGCCCATCGGGACGATCAAGGCAACGGTGCTGATCGAGACGATCGCTGCGGCGTTCGAAATGGATGAGATCCTGTACGAACTCCGCGAGCACTCTGCGGGCCTCAACGCTGGCCGTTGGGACTACATCTTCTCCATCATCAAGAAGTTCCGGAAATCGAGCGACCTTGTGCTCCCCGACCGAGACCAGATCGGCATGACGGTTCCGTTCATGCGTGCCTACACGGAGCTGCTCGTCCAGACCTGTCACCGACGCGGGGCGCACGCGATGGGCGGCATGGCTGCATTCATCCCGAGCCGCACCGACGAGGCCATCAACCGAACGGCGATCGCGAAGGTGAGAGAGGACAAGGAACGCGAAGCGCGTGATGGCTGCGACGGAACCTGGGTCGCCCATCCGGACCTTGTCCCGGTCGCAACGGCCGTCTTCGACGAGGTGCTCGGCACACGGCCGAACCAACTCGACCGGCTCCGCCCCGATGTAGCCGTACGCGCCGACCAACTCACCGACTTCGAGGTGGATGGAGGAACCATCACCGACGAGGGTGTGCGGCACAACATCGATGTTGCAATCCGGTACATCGCCTCCTGGCTCACGGGAACCGGTGCTGCCGCCATCTACAACCTGATGGAGGATGCGGCGACGGCCGAGATCTCGAGAAGCCAGATCTGGCAATGGGCGCAGTCGGGCGCTACTACGGTCGCCGGAACCGAGATCACGCCTGCTCTCGTCAGCAAGATCGCAGACGAGACGACCGACGCCATCCGTACCGAGCTCGGCCACGATGCCTATGCAGCGGGCCGGTACGACGACGCCCGAGAGCTGTTCGAGCGCGTCAGCCTTGCCGATGACTTCCCGGACTTCCTCACCCTTCCGGCATACGAGATGCTCGAGTGA